A single Acropora palmata chromosome 5, jaAcrPala1.3, whole genome shotgun sequence DNA region contains:
- the LOC141880448 gene encoding nostrin-like: MTKFEDSFWEQKGYEELRKLCRQGNEFCRDVSSIFNERSKIEQSYADNLSKLAQKAQKTSKDVIGTLKSSWESTILEMEKEAEIHRSFGTQLHDEVYRQIKTFVEAQVKARKSVEALVDKAYKNFSDKQSDAMKAKRNSYSKTKEAETVCEQIEEARSGRGTKTLSDKDIAKLDSKSRKLADSSVKADREYRELYEKTEKARLEWDTAMLKFCKTSQKLEEERLTHLREMCSLYSNMLSALVPQLQQNFDNVGGEVWKINPSEDVVMEANLRGEPRGPSEQILYDCYEEDLEMRMNFERRKTGLERKIKLLSESLAKEKKTRAGIQTLFEAYADTPDYCSEEGQQDVATQLEHANAIINSLSASLGKVQGALAGLNGQSKPQLWLMTYVQTTKDKQGILQSVLRIPLDQVTRVDVNSQEGDDRSDDEFDDFPDPPSVSILGQCRALYEYKAAQSDELDLKPGDVITLTAKLEGGWWEGELGDKSGVFPASYVEEIQ, encoded by the exons ATGACCAAGTTCGAGGATTCTTTTTGG GAACAGAAAGGCTACGAGGAACTTCGCAAGTTATGTCGTCAAGGCAATGAATTTTGTAGAGATGTTTCCAGTATATTCAATGAAAG GTCCAAAATAGAACAGTCATATGCTGATAACCTAAGcaaattggctcaaaaagcCCAGAAAACATCAAAGGATGTTATTGG AACGCTTAAGTCATCTTGGGAGAGCACCATtcttgaaatggaaaaagaagCTGAAATTCACAG GAGCTTTGGTACACAACTTCATGATGAAGTGTACAGACAAATCAAAACTTTTGTGGAAGCCCAAGTAAAAGCACGAAAATCT gTTGAAGCTCTTGTAGACAAGGCTTACAAGAATTTTTCTGACAAACAGAGCGATGCTATGAAG GCAAAGCGGAACTCTTACAGCAAGACCAAGGAGGCTGAGACTGTTTGTGAACAGATTGAAGAGGCAAGAAGTGGAAGAGGGACCAAAACTTTGTCTGACAAAGATATCGCCAAG TTGGATTCCAAGAGCAGGAAATTGGCCGACAGTTCAGTAAAAGCAG ATAGAGAATATCGTGAGCTGTATGAAAAGACTGAGAAAGCAAGGCTTGAGTGGGATACTGCAATGTTAAAATTCTGTAAG ACtagtcaaaaattagaagAGGAGAGGCTCACACATCTACGTGAGATGTGTTCTTTGTACAGCAACATGTTGTCGGCTCTGGTACCTCAGCTGCAACAA AATTTTGACAATGTTGGAGGTGAAGTCTGGAAGATTAATCCATCAGAAGATGTCGTCATGGAAGCAAATTTAAGAGGAGAACCAAGAGGCCCTTCAGAGCAGATACTCTATGACTGTTAT GAAGAGGACTTGGAAATGCGTATGAACTttgaaaggagaaaaactgGATTGGAAAGAAAGATAAAGCTGCTGTCAGAATCAttggcaaaagaaaagaaaacaagggcTG GAATACAAACCCTTTTTGAAGCATACGCTGATACTCCTGATTATTGCAGCGAAGAAGGACAACAAGATGTTGCCACACAGCTTGAGCAT GCAAATGCAATTATCAACAGTTTATCGGCAAGCTTGGGGAAAGTTCAAGGTGCTCTGGCTGGACTGAACGGCCAAAGCAAACCACAGCTTTGGCTAATGACATATGTGCAGACCACCAAGGACAAACAG GGAATCTTGCAGAGTGTTCTTAGAATTCCACTTGATCAAGTCACCAGAGTAGATGTCAATTCACAGGAAGGAGACGATAGGA GTGACGATGAATTTGACGATTTCCCCGATCCACCATCAG TTTCAATTCTTGGCCAGTGTCGAGCACTCTATGAATACAAGGCTGCTCAGAGTGATGAACTTGATCTTAAACCAGGCGATGTCATCACATTAACAGCAAAGTTGGAAGGTGGCTGGTGGGAAGGAGAACTGGGAGATAAAAGTGGAGTATTCCCTGCAAGCTATGTGGAGGAGATTCAATGA
- the LOC141880450 gene encoding uncharacterized protein LOC141880450 gives MGSAEAELNNLALNLKKVEEKFLQWTGDCLKTSLLEGKQIHENVLLDRREKLQQLEESINRNQIQSDRNLEELRQRAEEVSNLEQELRELQISAQQLTERRTQSQKHLEETQCCLEKQQKDIATKEQSTSYKIQQCTKGTKYFEERLGLAFKKVDEENLQFVFKYIDPKDEEKPFVFTVAITAQKKYSVKNCMPEVQGLEDMVHQLNTTNNFSKFVRSMRKSFKKTVKTPNNTNPS, from the exons ATGGGATCTGCAGAGGCAGAACTAAACAATTTGGCCCTTAACTTAAAAAAGGTGGAAGAGAAGTTTTTGCAGTGGACTGGGGATTGCCTTAAAACATCGCTCTTGGAAGGCAAACAAATTCACGAAAACGTTTTACTGGACCGAAGAG AGAAATTGCAGCAGCTGGAGGAGTCGATAAACAGAAACCAAATTCAAAGCGACAGGAATTTAGAAG AGCTAAGGCAAAGAGCGGAGGAAGTTTCAAATCTTGAGCAAGAGCTTCGTGAGTTACAGATCTCAGCCCAACAATTGACTGAAAGAAGAACTCAAAGTCAAAAACACCTTGAAGAAACCCAATGTTGCCtagaaaaacaacagaaag ATATTGCTACAAAGGAACAGAGCACCTCTTACAAAATTCAACAATGCACTAAAGGAACAAAGTACTTTGAAGAAAGGCTCGGCTTGGCCTTTAAAAAAGTAGACG AGGAAAACTTGCAATTTGTGTTCAAGTACATTGATCCTAAGGATGAAGAAAAGCCATTTGTGTTTACTGTGGCTATTACTGCTCAAAAGAAGTATTCAG TGAAAAATTGCATGCCAGAGGTTCAAGGACTTGAAGACATGGTACATCAGCTCAATACCACCAACAATTTCTCAAAATTTGTGAGATCCATGaggaaaagtttcaaaaaaactGTGAAGACACCAAACAACACCAACCCGTCTTAA
- the LOC141880449 gene encoding vesicular inhibitory amino acid transporter-like produces MASREPREDVIVLSDRESKDEPTFVTLNEQTHLLGRQESRKSASGILASSVSRGFSHSIQNLRSATMTVSLLEKPSDDRRASAFLAGWNITNLIQGTGILGVPYAVRMGGWAAVVANALVALLCCYTGILLIECLYETSKRTGQKKRVRVNYPEVGGAVWPRWGNQIVSLVQCCEMFGGVVTYLVLLGTIFRDILLKFAPFDIYTWSAISACIALPGFFIRRVSVIAWISMISVFGLMSSIVTIMVYSITQYKDMSVDNIPPFDINNFPIGFGVIVFSYTAHAVFPGVEGSMRHPEHYPLMMIVAFLLAAIVKVAFGLLPVLRFGSQTNQAITLNLKTNDVFYILANVLVVTNVFTAFPIVSYIVLETFDNKMLPYFPHVGKGTKYHWFWIIVSRPLVLSFGLLLAIIVPHFGLVMGLVGSFTGTCLCFVFPCVFHILLKWKELKWYNIAVRILVAIFGIICGLLGIIYTTKELVKVSHGF; encoded by the coding sequence ATGGCGAGCCGTGAACCAAGAGAAGATGTTATTGTTCTTAGTGACCGCGAATCAAAAGATGAACCGACCTTTGTGACACTGAACGAGCAAACTCATCTTTTGGGACGGCAGGAAAGCCGAAAGTCTGCTTCAGGAATCTTGGCATCAAGTGTTTCGCGGGGGTTCTCGCACAGCATCCAAAATCTTAGGTCCGCAACAATGACTGTGTCTTTATTGGAGAAGCCTTCAGACGATCGACGCGCTTCGGCGTTCCTGGCAGGTTGGAACATAACAAACCTTATTCAAGGGACTGGTATTTTGGGAGTCCCATATGCTGTGCGTATGGGAGGCTGGGCGGCTGTTGTCGCAAACGCCCTGGTCGCGCTTCTGTGCTGTTACACTGGAATATTGTTGATCGAGTGCTTATATGAAACTTCGAAGCGCACTGGTCAGAAAAAGCGCGTTCGAGTCAATTACCCTGAAGTAGGGGGAGCCGTATGGCCCCGTTGGGGGAACCAAATTGTGAGCTTGGTGCAGTGCTGTGAAATGTTCGGAGGTGTAGTGACTTACCTGGTTCTTCTGGGAACTATATTCAGAGATATTCTTCTTAAGTTTGCCCCTTTTGATATCTACACTTGGTCGGCAATCAGTGCCTGTATTGCCCTACCGGGATTCTTCATCCGTCGGGTGTCAGTGATCGCCTGGATAAGCATGATCTCAGTATTTGGCTTGATGTCGTCTATTGTTACCATAATGGTCTATTCAATAACACAGTACAAGGACATGTCAGTGGACAACATTCCGCCATTCGACATCAATAATTTTCCTATTGGCTTTGGTGTTATTGTCTTCAGTTATACTGCCCACGCTGTGTTCCCTGGGGTTGAAGGAAGCATGAGGCACCCTGAGCACTACCCCCTCATGATGATTGTTGCATTTCTTCTGGCTGCCATCGTGAAAGTTGCCTTTGGTCTTCTCCCAGTCCTTCGATTTGGAAGCCAAACGAACCAAGCCATCACACTCAACCTCAAGACTAATGACGTGTTCTACATCCTTGCCAACGTTTTGGTTGTGACCAATGTGTTTACGGCATTCCCTATTGTGAGCTACATTGTCCTGGAGACCTTTGACAATAAAATGCTTCCCTATTTCCCTCATGTTGGGAAGGGCACAAAATACCATTGGTTTTGGATCATAGTGTCACGCCCCTTGGTGCTTTCCTTTGGCCTGCTTCTTGCCATTATTGTACCTCATTTTGGTCTAGTCATGGGTCTGGTCGGTAGTTTCACCGGTACAtgcctttgttttgtgtttccCTGTGTTTTCCACATACTGCTCAAATGGAAAGAGCTCAAATGGTATAACATTGCTGTCAGAATATTGGTAGCAATATTTGGCATCATTTGTGGCTTGCTTGGTATCATTTATACAACCAAAGAACTTGTGAAGGTCTCACATGGCTTCTAA